From a region of the Sminthopsis crassicaudata isolate SCR6 chromosome 6, ASM4859323v1, whole genome shotgun sequence genome:
- the LOC141545993 gene encoding olfactory receptor 10AG1-like: MTEANLSLVKEFILLGFSDLPNLQGILFGIFLYIYINILIGNGLIIVIIKSDATLQTPMYFFLGNFAFLEICYTSVTIPRMLSDLWTKNTNISLLDCAVQLCFFLILAGSESFLLAMMAYDRYVAICKPLYYTLIMNHKICVQLVLSSWISGAPIMIGQTYQVFSLPFCDSNILDHIFCDLPPLMKLACEDTFWNEVIFHTVIVLFGFIPFLLIFYSYIRIFITIQKLPSVTGRSKAFSTCSSHLMVVMLFYGSGIISYLQSKTSYKKGIEKIISLFYIFITPLFNPLIYSFRNRDVIVAMKRLLSK, translated from the coding sequence ATGACAGAAGCAAATCTTAGTCTTGTGAAGGAATTTATTCTTTTGGGTTTCTCTGACTTACCGAATCTCCAAGGTATTCTCTTTGGTATTTTCTTATACATTTACATAAATATCCTGATAGGAAATGGCctcattattgtaattataaaatctGATGCAACACTCCAAACCCCCATGTATTTTTTTCTAGGCAATTTTGCCTTCTTGGAAATCTGCTACACATCAGTCACTATTCCTAGAATGCTTTCAGATCTTTGGACTAAGAACACAAATATTTCTTTGCTGGACTGTGCTGTTCAACTTTGCTTCTTTCTTATTCTGGCAGGCTCTGAGAGCTTTCTCCTGGCTATGATGGCATATGACCGCTATGTAGCCATTTGTAAGCCACTATATTATACTCTTATTATGAATCACAAGATATGTGTCCAACTAGTACTTTCCTCCTGGATCTCTGGGGCTCCCATAATGATTGGCCAGACATATCAAGTTTTCTCGTTACCTTTCTGTGATTCTAATATACTCGATCACATTTTCTGTGACCTGCCACCATTAATGAAGTTAGCCTGTGAAGACACATTTTGGAATGAAGTTATATTCCACACAGTAATTGTCTTATTTggttttattccttttctcttgaTATTTTACTCCTATATCAGAATCTTCATTACCATCCAAAAGCTTCCTTCAGTAACAGGAAGATCCAAAGCCTTTTCTACTTGCTCCTCCCACCTCATGGTTGTGATGTTGTTTTATGGATCTggtattatttcatatttacaatCCAAGACCAGttataaaaaaggaatagaaaaaattatttctcttttctatatcTTTATAACTCCTTTATTCAATCCCCTGATTTACAGCTTTAGGAACCGGGATGTCATTGTGGCAATGAAAAGATTATTGTCTAAATGA